One genomic segment of Buchnera aphidicola (Chaitoregma tattakana) includes these proteins:
- the rpiA gene encoding ribose-5-phosphate isomerase RpiA: MNIKKMKKMSSIAALKYITYDSVIGIGTGSTVLTFIKELKKNTHIIRGVVSSSNISSFYLKKYNIKTFNARDIDRLEVYIDGADEINSEMHMIKGGGGALTGEKILAGMSKTFICIADFTKKVKLLGISKPIPIEIISIAYSFVKKKIIELGGYPVLRKNFLTDYNNIIIDVYNIIINDPIKLERKINSIPGVVTVGIFSVRKADIALIANEHSIEIIKS; encoded by the coding sequence ATGAATATAAAAAAAATGAAAAAAATGTCATCTATAGCTGCATTAAAATATATTACTTATGATTCAGTAATAGGAATAGGAACTGGAAGCACAGTGTTAACTTTTATTAAAGAATTAAAAAAAAATACTCATATTATAAGAGGAGTAGTATCTAGTTCTAATATTTCTAGTTTTTATCTTAAAAAATATAATATTAAAACATTTAACGCTAGAGATATAGATAGATTAGAAGTTTACATAGACGGAGCCGATGAAATAAATAGTGAGATGCATATGATAAAAGGTGGAGGGGGAGCGTTGACAGGAGAGAAAATTTTAGCTGGTATGTCAAAAACTTTTATTTGTATAGCTGATTTTACTAAAAAGGTTAAATTACTTGGTATTAGTAAACCAATTCCTATAGAAATAATTTCTATTGCTTATTCTTTTGTTAAAAAAAAAATAATAGAATTAGGAGGTTATCCTGTGTTAAGAAAAAACTTCTTAACTGATTATAACAATATTATAATAGATGTTTATAATATTATTATAAATGATCCTATTAAATTAGAAAGAAAAATAAATAGTATACCTGGGGTAGTAACTGTAGGAATATTTTCTGTTAGAAAAGCAGATATTGCTTTAATTGCTAATGAACATAGTATAGAAATTATTAAAAGTTAA
- the eno gene encoding phosphopyruvate hydratase, with protein sequence MSKIKQIFAREIIDSRGYPTIESEVYLADGSYGRSSVPSGASTGMKEALELRDGNKEYFFKQGVLNAVKNVNNIIFKILKNKDASDQEKLDNIMIKEDGTKNKSYLGANAILSVSLSIAKAYSKYKKINLYEYIYKLSGQNKDIIMPSPMINIINGGKHANNNLDIQEFMIQPKKNISIRKAIRIGCEIFHSLKKILRKNNINTSVGDEGGFAPNLNNHEEAFKLIQKSIKHTKYRLGKDVTIAIDCAASELYNNKIKKYKLNSENKIFNYKEFTKYLQKMSIKYCIKSIEDGLHENDWKGFIYQTKKIGENIQIVGDDLFVTNYKILQKGILKKAANAILIKLNQIGTLTETLKTIDIAKRSKYKTIISHRSGETEDTFISDLCVGTVSDQIKTGSMSRSERIAKYNRLIRIEENIKKISL encoded by the coding sequence ATGTCAAAAATAAAACAAATATTTGCAAGAGAAATTATAGATTCTAGGGGATATCCTACAATAGAATCAGAAGTGTATTTAGCAGATGGATCTTATGGAAGATCAAGTGTTCCTTCAGGAGCTTCTACAGGAATGAAAGAAGCTTTAGAATTACGAGATGGAAATAAAGAATATTTTTTTAAGCAAGGAGTATTAAATGCAGTAAAAAACGTAAATAATATTATATTTAAAATTTTAAAAAATAAAGACGCGTCTGATCAAGAAAAACTTGACAATATTATGATAAAAGAAGATGGAACCAAAAATAAATCTTATCTTGGCGCTAACGCAATATTGTCTGTTTCATTATCTATAGCAAAAGCATATTCTAAATATAAGAAAATTAATTTATATGAATATATATATAAATTGTCTGGACAAAATAAAGATATAATAATGCCATCTCCTATGATAAATATAATTAATGGAGGAAAACATGCAAACAATAATTTAGATATACAAGAATTTATGATACAACCTAAAAAAAACATATCTATTAGAAAAGCTATAAGAATTGGATGCGAAATATTTCACTCACTAAAAAAAATATTAAGAAAAAATAATATAAATACATCAGTAGGCGATGAAGGTGGTTTTGCACCAAATTTAAACAATCATGAAGAAGCATTTAAATTAATACAAAAATCGATAAAACACACTAAATATAGATTAGGTAAGGACGTAACAATAGCTATAGATTGCGCAGCATCAGAATTATATAACAATAAAATTAAAAAATATAAATTAAATAGTGAAAACAAAATTTTTAACTACAAAGAATTTACAAAATATCTACAAAAAATGTCTATAAAATATTGTATAAAATCTATAGAAGATGGACTACATGAAAATGACTGGAAAGGTTTTATATACCAAACAAAAAAAATTGGGGAAAATATACAAATAGTAGGAGATGATCTTTTTGTAACAAATTATAAAATATTACAAAAGGGAATATTAAAAAAAGCTGCAAATGCAATTTTAATAAAATTAAACCAAATAGGAACTTTAACGGAAACATTAAAAACTATTGATATTGCGAAAAGATCAAAATATAAAACAATAATTTCACATAGATCAGGAGAAACTGAAGACACATTTATATCTGATTTGTGTGTTGGAACAGTATCTGATCAAATAAAAACAGGTTCAATGTCAAGATCAGAAAGAATAGCTAAATACAATAGATTAATAAGAATAGAAGAAAACATAAAAAAAATTAGTTTATAA
- the glnS gene encoding glutamine--tRNA ligase, which produces MQNNKKKNFIDKIILKDIKNDKLIKIKTRFPPEPNGYLHIGHAKSIFTNFNIAKTYNGTCNLRFDDTNPYKEKKKYINFIKEDIKWLGYKWHGNEKYCSNYFEKFYKYAMILIKKGLAYVDNLNNKEIKIYRGSLTKKGINSPFRSRKIEENIMLFKKMKKGVFKEGYSCLRAKINMSSKRIILRDPVLYRIIKLKKHFKTINKWCIYPTYDFSHCISDYIEKVTHSICTLEFQDNKILYNWILKNIDVKKKPKQYEFARLNIEYSVLSKRKIKFLIEKKIIKEWSDPRLLTISGLRNRGYTPNSIKKFCYNVGLTKKENYIQFSFLEHCIRSDLDKKVNRAMAILYPIKVIIYSLPKNYKKIIKIPNHPKIKKLGTQKIILRREIYIDKNDFINNNHIIEKNVHIKWKAKLRYSYVIKSKKIILNSLNQTQTIYCKHYQNKCFKKNSKVKIIHWISKKESIKSKFKLYENLFVTRRPANKKNMIQYINKNSSKTICGLVQKDIIYKMLKNYIQFERIGYFFLNKNIKDKNITFTRITKLKKNKKCQK; this is translated from the coding sequence ATGCAAAATAATAAAAAAAAAAATTTTATAGATAAAATAATATTAAAAGACATTAAAAATGATAAACTTATAAAGATAAAAACTAGGTTTCCTCCTGAACCAAATGGTTATCTCCACATAGGACATGCAAAATCTATATTCACTAATTTTAATATAGCAAAAACATATAACGGAACATGTAACCTAAGATTTGACGATACAAATCCATATAAAGAAAAAAAAAAATATATAAACTTTATTAAAGAAGATATAAAATGGCTTGGTTATAAGTGGCATGGAAATGAAAAATATTGTTCAAACTATTTCGAAAAATTTTATAAGTATGCAATGATATTAATAAAAAAAGGATTAGCATATGTAGACAATTTAAACAATAAAGAAATTAAAATATATAGAGGTAGTTTAACAAAAAAAGGAATAAATAGTCCTTTTAGAAGTAGAAAAATAGAAGAAAACATAATGCTTTTTAAAAAAATGAAAAAAGGTGTTTTTAAAGAAGGATATTCATGTTTAAGAGCAAAAATAAACATGTCATCTAAAAGAATAATTTTAAGAGACCCTGTATTATATAGAATAATAAAATTAAAAAAACATTTTAAAACTATAAATAAATGGTGTATATATCCAACATATGACTTTTCTCATTGTATTTCAGATTATATAGAAAAAGTAACTCATTCCATTTGTACTCTTGAGTTTCAAGACAACAAAATATTATATAACTGGATATTAAAAAATATAGATGTTAAAAAAAAACCAAAACAATATGAATTTGCTAGATTAAATATAGAATATTCTGTACTTTCTAAAAGAAAAATTAAATTTTTAATAGAAAAAAAAATAATAAAAGAATGGTCAGATCCTAGATTATTAACAATATCTGGTTTAAGAAATAGAGGTTATACACCAAATTCAATAAAAAAATTTTGTTATAATGTTGGGCTTACTAAAAAAGAAAACTATATTCAATTTTCTTTTTTAGAACATTGTATAAGAAGTGATCTAGATAAAAAGGTTAACAGAGCTATGGCAATACTGTATCCAATAAAAGTTATAATATACAGTTTACCAAAAAATTATAAAAAAATAATAAAGATACCAAATCATCCTAAAATCAAAAAACTTGGAACACAAAAAATTATTTTAAGAAGAGAAATATATATAGATAAAAATGATTTTATTAATAATAATCACATAATAGAAAAAAATGTACATATAAAATGGAAAGCAAAATTACGATATTCATATGTTATAAAATCTAAAAAAATAATACTAAATTCATTAAATCAAACTCAGACAATTTATTGTAAACATTATCAAAACAAATGTTTCAAAAAAAACAGTAAAGTTAAAATAATACATTGGATTTCTAAAAAAGAATCTATAAAATCTAAATTCAAACTATACGAAAACTTATTTGTGACTAGAAGACCTGCAAATAAGAAAAATATGATACAATATATAAATAAAAATTCTTCTAAGACTATATGTGGGTTAGTACAAAAAGATATAATTTATAAAATGTTAAAAAATTATATACAATTTGAAAGAATTGGATATTTTTTTTTAAATAAAAACATAAAAGATAAAAATATAACTTTTACACGTATAACAAAATTAAAAAAAAATAAAAAATGTCAAAAATAA
- a CDS encoding 5'-3' exonuclease encodes MKKKTFIIDGTYYMYKYYFAIPMLKNKLGNPVNIIYGFTKMINIICKKYKPDKIIMVFDSKKKNFRQKIYKKYKKNRPKMPNKIIEQIIPLNFLLKNLGIPIVSIPYIEADDTIGILSKIENKNKNFVFILTNDKDIYQIINSSTFILENLYKKIDKYEVQRKYKILPKNIPDYLSLVGDKSDNIPGVPCIGKKTAQILIKKYCNIKNIYNNINEIKSLKIKNVNNIIKNLTKHKIQTILSLKLTTLHLNFKIEKKFKNLNLKKPNINNLNKFFKKNNFNIFYKKNIEIKKKIYKNNLNNNFKKNML; translated from the coding sequence ATGAAAAAAAAAACTTTTATAATAGATGGCACGTATTATATGTATAAATACTATTTTGCTATACCAATGTTAAAAAATAAACTTGGAAATCCTGTAAATATAATATATGGATTTACAAAAATGATTAATATAATATGTAAAAAATATAAACCTGACAAAATAATTATGGTTTTTGATTCTAAAAAAAAAAATTTTAGACAAAAAATTTATAAAAAATATAAAAAAAACAGACCTAAAATGCCAAATAAAATTATAGAACAAATAATACCATTAAATTTTTTATTAAAAAATTTGGGAATACCAATAGTAAGTATTCCTTATATAGAAGCAGATGACACAATAGGAATTCTGTCAAAAATAGAAAATAAAAATAAAAATTTTGTATTTATACTTACTAATGACAAAGATATATATCAAATAATAAACTCATCTACATTTATATTAGAAAATTTATATAAAAAAATAGACAAATATGAGGTTCAAAGAAAGTATAAGATATTACCGAAAAATATTCCTGATTATTTATCATTAGTAGGAGATAAATCAGATAACATACCAGGAGTGCCTTGTATAGGAAAGAAAACTGCACAAATATTAATAAAAAAATATTGTAATATAAAAAATATTTATAACAATATAAATGAAATTAAAAGTTTAAAAATAAAAAATGTAAACAATATCATAAAAAATTTAACAAAACATAAAATACAAACTATACTTTCTTTAAAACTTACTACGCTACACTTAAATTTTAAAATAGAAAAAAAATTTAAAAATCTAAATTTGAAAAAACCTAATATAAATAATTTAAATAAATTTTTTAAAAAAAATAATTTTAATATATTTTATAAAAAAAATATAGAAATAAAAAAAAAAATATATAAAAACAATC